A genomic window from Peromyscus maniculatus bairdii isolate BWxNUB_F1_BW_parent chromosome 1, HU_Pman_BW_mat_3.1, whole genome shotgun sequence includes:
- the Tm2d3 gene encoding TM2 domain-containing protein 3 isoform X2, with translation MEAAAEPLRSVRRLSRVLLFLSQCYILSGDESTEIPPYMMKCPSNGLCSRLPADCIDCATNFSCTYGKPVTFDCTVKPSVTCVDQDLKPQRNFIINMTCRFCWQLPETDYECTNSTSCMTVACPRQRYFANCTVRDHIHCLGNRTFPKLLYCNWTGGYKWSTALALSITLGGFGADRFYLGQWREGLGKLFSFGGLGIWTLIDVLLIGVGYVGPADGSLYI, from the exons ATGGAGGCTGCGGCGGAGCCGCTGCGGTCTGTCCGCCGTCTGTCCCGCGTGctgctcttcctctcccagtGCTACATTCTGTCGGgcgatg AAAGTACTGAAATCCCCCCTTACATGATGAAGTGTCCAAGCAATGGTTTGTGTAGCCGCCTTCCTGCAGACTGTATAGACTGTGCGACCAATTTCTCCTGTACTTATGGGAAGCCTGTCACTTTTGACTGTACAGTGAAACCTTCTGTTACCTGCGTT GATCAAGACCTCAAACCCCAGAGGAACTTCATCATCAACATGACTTGCAGGTTTTGCTGGCAGCTTCCCGAAACAGACTATGAGTGTACCAACTCCACCAGCTGCATGACAGTGGCCTGTCCTCGGCAGCGCTATTTCGCCAACTGCACAGTGCGAGACCACATTCATTGCTTGG gtaACCGCACTTTCCCAAAACTGCTCTACTGCAACTGGACCGGAGGCTATAAGTGGTCAACTGCTCTGGCTCTGAG CATCACCCTTGGGGGATTTGGAGCAGATCGCTTCTACCTGGGCCAGTGGCGAGAAGGCCTCGGCAAGCTCTTCAGCTTCGGTGGCCTGGGAATATGGACGCTAATCGACGTCTTGCTGATTGGAGTTGGCTATGTAGGACCGGCGGATGGCTCTTTGTACATTTAA
- the Tm2d3 gene encoding TM2 domain-containing protein 3 isoform X1, which translates to MEAAAEPLRSVRRLSRVLLFLSQCYILSGDGSLNLEHSQPLAQSIKDPGPTRTFTVVPRAAESTEIPPYMMKCPSNGLCSRLPADCIDCATNFSCTYGKPVTFDCTVKPSVTCVDQDLKPQRNFIINMTCRFCWQLPETDYECTNSTSCMTVACPRQRYFANCTVRDHIHCLGNRTFPKLLYCNWTGGYKWSTALALSITLGGFGADRFYLGQWREGLGKLFSFGGLGIWTLIDVLLIGVGYVGPADGSLYI; encoded by the exons ATGGAGGCTGCGGCGGAGCCGCTGCGGTCTGTCCGCCGTCTGTCCCGCGTGctgctcttcctctcccagtGCTACATTCTGTCGGgcgatg GATCCTTAAATTTAGAGCATTCGCAGCCgctggctcagtcaataaaggaTCCGGGCCCAACACGCACATTCACAGTAGTCCCCAGGGCAGCAG AAAGTACTGAAATCCCCCCTTACATGATGAAGTGTCCAAGCAATGGTTTGTGTAGCCGCCTTCCTGCAGACTGTATAGACTGTGCGACCAATTTCTCCTGTACTTATGGGAAGCCTGTCACTTTTGACTGTACAGTGAAACCTTCTGTTACCTGCGTT GATCAAGACCTCAAACCCCAGAGGAACTTCATCATCAACATGACTTGCAGGTTTTGCTGGCAGCTTCCCGAAACAGACTATGAGTGTACCAACTCCACCAGCTGCATGACAGTGGCCTGTCCTCGGCAGCGCTATTTCGCCAACTGCACAGTGCGAGACCACATTCATTGCTTGG gtaACCGCACTTTCCCAAAACTGCTCTACTGCAACTGGACCGGAGGCTATAAGTGGTCAACTGCTCTGGCTCTGAG CATCACCCTTGGGGGATTTGGAGCAGATCGCTTCTACCTGGGCCAGTGGCGAGAAGGCCTCGGCAAGCTCTTCAGCTTCGGTGGCCTGGGAATATGGACGCTAATCGACGTCTTGCTGATTGGAGTTGGCTATGTAGGACCGGCGGATGGCTCTTTGTACATTTAA